A window of Sulfurimonas gotlandica GD1 contains these coding sequences:
- a CDS encoding cbb3-type cytochrome c oxidase subunit I produces MASNHLTGIGSESKQLATWYFTFAAIIFGAQLLFGLVAAIQYVMPGFLFELLDFSVARMLHINALVVWMVFAMFGSVYWLLPDETGIETIGIKIGKLLYWVFVAAIVVVILVYLFIQVGPADETSIWFIHEGREYIEAPRWADFGIVVVALGFVANLWLTGFKGKNSGIVTVLMADMIAFAGLYLAGMFFTDNITVDQYWWWWVIHLWVEATWEVFVGAIAAYGLITMIGAHRKVVEMWLWIEVAMLFGSGILGIGHHYFWIGTPEYWWEIGALFSALEPLPLVAMFIHVLYDWGKTQGAQDATGQEVSVINNKPAFTWFVLNAFGNFLGAGIWGFFHTLPQVNLYTHGTQFTSAHGHLAFFGAYATILIGMMYIAVQGTNGIKIMKNTRASLWAVSLIVGGVMGMTIALTIAGYVQVLVSRAQMGATWAGYFDGQSGMWFAQAMDWRLFMGAITFLGFLFLVKDLLSTGKNPVHER; encoded by the coding sequence ATGGCAAGTAATCACTTAACAGGTATTGGAAGTGAATCAAAACAATTAGCAACATGGTATTTCACTTTTGCTGCTATTATTTTTGGTGCACAATTACTATTTGGTTTAGTTGCAGCAATTCAGTACGTTATGCCAGGCTTCTTATTTGAATTATTAGATTTCTCGGTTGCTAGAATGTTACACATTAATGCACTAGTTGTATGGATGGTTTTTGCAATGTTCGGTTCAGTTTATTGGTTATTACCAGATGAAACTGGAATTGAGACTATTGGTATTAAAATTGGTAAATTATTATACTGGGTATTTGTAGCAGCAATCGTTGTTGTTATACTAGTATATCTATTCATTCAAGTTGGACCGGCAGATGAAACATCTATCTGGTTTATTCATGAAGGTCGTGAGTATATTGAAGCTCCAAGATGGGCTGACTTTGGTATCGTTGTTGTTGCTCTTGGATTTGTTGCTAACCTTTGGTTAACAGGATTTAAAGGTAAGAACTCTGGAATAGTTACAGTACTTATGGCAGATATGATCGCTTTCGCTGGTCTTTATCTAGCTGGTATGTTCTTTACAGACAACATTACAGTTGATCAGTACTGGTGGTGGTGGGTAATTCACTTATGGGTTGAAGCTACTTGGGAAGTTTTCGTTGGTGCGATTGCTGCTTATGGTCTTATAACTATGATTGGTGCACACCGTAAAGTTGTTGAAATGTGGTTATGGATTGAAGTAGCTATGCTATTTGGTTCAGGTATCTTAGGTATCGGTCACCACTATTTCTGGATTGGTACACCTGAGTACTGGTGGGAAATTGGAGCATTATTTAGTGCACTAGAGCCATTACCACTTGTTGCTATGTTTATTCACGTACTATACGACTGGGGTAAAACTCAAGGTGCTCAAGATGCGACTGGACAAGAAGTTTCAGTTATTAACAATAAGCCTGCATTTACATGGTTTGTTCTTAATGCATTTGGTAACTTTTTAGGTGCTGGTATTTGGGGATTCTTCCACACATTACCACAAGTAAATCTTTATACTCACGGTACACAGTTTACTTCGGCACACGGTCACTTAGCGTTCTTTGGTGCTTATGCAACTATCCTTATCGGTATGATGTATATTGCGGTTCAAGGTACAAACGGCATTAAAATCATGAAAAACACTAGAGCTTCTCTATGGGCTGTTAGTTTAATAGTTGGTGGTGTTATGGGTATGACTATAGCATTAACAATCGCTGGTTACGTTCAAGTTCTTGTTTCTCGTGCACAAATGGGTGCTACTTGGGCTGGTTACTTTGATGGACAAAGCGGTATGTGGTTTGCACAAGCTATGGATTGGAGACTATTTATGGGTGCGATTACGTTCCTAGGTTTCTTATTCTTAGTAAAAGATTTACTTTCTACTGGTAAAAACCCAGTACACGAAAGATAA
- a CDS encoding ATP-binding protein produces the protein MPKSQHDFKQPIEIAKSIYWVGMYLENDPFQCHPYFIENGNESILIDPGSMLEFNETVRKVKSIADIKSIKYIILHHQDPDLAAAVPEIEKLIDRDDLLIVTHSRMSLLIKHYLVSSDYYEIDKNENQLVTSSGFKLEFLTTPYCHSPGAFVSYEPSSKTLFSGDIFGGIEESWEFYADETYFDKAKQFHQEYMPSKDIFNYALSKIEKLDIELIAPQHGSVIQKRYIKNLINDMKNLDCGLYIEEKYNRELLDTINELQEKEKTIQERDRQLFEQSKRAEMGEMIGNIAHQWRQPLAIVNTILAILKEKNSADMLDKDEISTKIDTMEKRVVYMSDTIEDFMNYYKPNKDKSLFSIYTALSKALEITNYTNESQKIDINISGDKEINIYGLLNEFVQVIVSILSNIYDIREIRAIPDIKIDISMQRDEDDSILSISDNAGGIDVDILPKIFNPYFTTKHQSIGTGLGLHIAKMIIEDNMGGLLSAYNNEYGATFTIRMKNEK, from the coding sequence ATGCCTAAGTCGCAGCACGATTTCAAACAGCCAATCGAGATTGCTAAGAGCATCTACTGGGTTGGCATGTACTTAGAAAATGACCCCTTCCAATGTCACCCTTACTTCATAGAAAATGGTAATGAATCTATATTAATTGACCCAGGCTCGATGCTTGAATTTAATGAGACTGTACGTAAAGTGAAAAGTATAGCGGATATTAAATCTATCAAATACATCATACTACATCACCAAGATCCTGATTTAGCGGCGGCAGTACCCGAGATAGAAAAACTAATAGACAGAGATGATCTGCTTATAGTAACTCATTCTAGGATGTCTCTATTAATCAAACACTACCTTGTGAGCTCAGACTATTATGAGATAGATAAAAATGAAAATCAGCTTGTTACTTCAAGTGGCTTCAAACTAGAATTTCTAACTACTCCTTATTGTCACTCTCCGGGTGCATTTGTAAGTTATGAGCCTAGCAGTAAAACTCTCTTTTCCGGAGATATTTTTGGAGGCATTGAAGAGTCATGGGAGTTTTATGCAGATGAAACATACTTTGACAAAGCAAAGCAATTTCACCAAGAGTATATGCCAAGCAAAGACATATTTAATTATGCGCTTAGTAAGATTGAAAAACTAGATATCGAGCTTATTGCTCCACAGCATGGTTCGGTAATACAAAAAAGATATATAAAAAACCTCATAAATGATATGAAAAATCTAGATTGTGGACTCTACATAGAAGAAAAATATAATCGAGAACTATTAGATACAATTAATGAACTTCAAGAAAAAGAAAAAACAATCCAAGAGAGAGACAGGCAACTATTTGAGCAGTCAAAAAGAGCTGAAATGGGTGAGATGATAGGCAATATTGCACATCAATGGCGCCAACCATTAGCTATTGTCAATACTATCTTAGCAATACTAAAAGAGAAAAATAGTGCAGACATGCTAGATAAAGATGAGATTTCTACAAAGATAGACACAATGGAGAAAAGAGTTGTTTATATGTCAGATACGATAGAAGACTTTATGAACTACTACAAACCAAACAAAGACAAATCACTCTTTAGTATATACACTGCACTAAGCAAAGCTCTAGAGATCACTAACTATACAAACGAGAGTCAAAAGATAGATATAAATATTAGCGGAGATAAAGAGATAAACATCTATGGACTATTAAACGAATTTGTTCAAGTAATAGTTTCCATTTTATCTAATATATATGATATTAGAGAAATTAGAGCTATTCCTGATATAAAAATAGATATTTCCATGCAAAGAGATGAAGATGATTCTATTTTATCTATTAGCGATAATGCCGGTGGAATAGATGTAGATATTCTGCCAAAGATTTTTAATCCATACTTCACAACTAAACATCAATCAATTGGAACAGGGCTAGGTCTACACATTGCAAAAATGATTATTGAAGACAATATGGGTGGCTTACTTAGCGCTTATAACAACGAATATGGTGCAACATTTACAATAAGGATGAAGAATGAAAAGTAA
- a CDS encoding nitrite reductase, which yields MRLNKLVMSVAALAVVSSGLFAGESNMDVEKVFEKECQGCHGPNLEGGVGSDLRPAVTAKKNAYMLSEVVLNGRAGTAMPEFKAKFTKDDADKMVDYIQHFKGKKMAVLTLDSVKAGWKPLNDRMAFFKKYPHAVDVKKNTDICFVTERDAERVAFVDGTSGKVLSKHPAGFAVHVTVTNKRMPRYAYSISRSGLVTMFDLNTPGQQKIAQTQVGSDSRGLAVSPDGKYLMAGNYVPGGAILMDAMTLEPLKVYPTSSVIKPNGDIGSSRVAGIFDTPYGPYIAFALKDGGHVYIVDYSKPNFPIVGDIPNIGDILHDGFLNEGKEIGRYLFIASQGSDVVGVVDFKTKSLVTKIYTGPSAKPHPGQGSSWYNEQLGQQLGATVNMNLGQVTIWDDNFDVIRQIPIGGGGLFIGTSEHTPFLWADNVLGGESNWNKVHLINKQTLEVDRIITVGTAKGTVIDPVTHKTLYTWDVPTVKDKDGKAITPRILHAEPANHGYWTMISEWNCGRIGIYEAKTGKFVKYITGLTTPTFTYSIEHRQTIPGA from the coding sequence ATGAGATTAAATAAATTAGTTATGTCAGTTGCTGCATTAGCAGTGGTTAGTTCAGGTCTATTTGCTGGTGAGTCAAATATGGATGTTGAAAAAGTATTTGAGAAAGAGTGTCAAGGTTGTCACGGTCCTAATCTTGAAGGTGGTGTTGGTTCGGATTTACGTCCAGCTGTAACTGCAAAGAAAAATGCATATATGCTATCAGAAGTAGTTCTTAATGGTCGTGCAGGTACTGCAATGCCAGAATTTAAAGCTAAATTCACTAAAGATGACGCTGATAAAATGGTTGATTATATTCAACATTTTAAAGGTAAAAAAATGGCTGTATTAACACTTGATAGTGTTAAAGCTGGCTGGAAACCTTTAAATGACAGAATGGCATTTTTCAAAAAATATCCACATGCTGTAGATGTTAAGAAAAATACTGATATCTGTTTCGTAACTGAAAGAGATGCTGAGCGTGTTGCATTTGTTGATGGTACTTCAGGTAAAGTTTTATCTAAGCACCCTGCTGGTTTTGCTGTTCACGTAACAGTTACTAACAAGCGTATGCCTCGTTATGCTTACTCTATCTCTCGTTCAGGTCTAGTAACAATGTTCGACCTTAACACTCCGGGTCAGCAAAAAATTGCTCAAACTCAAGTTGGTTCTGATTCTCGTGGTCTAGCAGTTTCTCCAGATGGTAAATACCTAATGGCTGGTAACTACGTTCCAGGTGGAGCAATCCTTATGGATGCAATGACTCTTGAGCCATTAAAAGTTTACCCAACTTCGTCTGTAATTAAGCCAAATGGTGACATCGGTTCATCTCGTGTTGCAGGTATCTTTGATACTCCATATGGTCCATATATTGCATTCGCACTTAAAGATGGTGGTCACGTTTATATCGTAGATTACTCTAAGCCTAATTTCCCAATCGTTGGTGATATTCCAAATATTGGTGATATTCTTCACGATGGTTTCTTAAATGAAGGTAAAGAGATTGGTAGATACTTATTTATCGCATCTCAAGGTTCTGACGTTGTTGGTGTTGTGGATTTCAAAACTAAATCTTTAGTTACTAAAATCTATACAGGTCCTTCAGCTAAGCCACACCCAGGTCAAGGTTCTTCTTGGTACAATGAGCAACTAGGTCAACAACTTGGTGCTACAGTTAACATGAATCTTGGTCAAGTAACTATTTGGGATGATAACTTCGATGTTATTCGTCAGATTCCAATCGGTGGTGGTGGTCTATTCATCGGTACTTCTGAGCATACTCCTTTTCTTTGGGCAGATAATGTACTTGGTGGTGAATCTAACTGGAATAAAGTTCACTTAATTAATAAGCAAACTTTAGAAGTAGATAGAATCATTACTGTTGGTACAGCTAAAGGTACTGTTATAGATCCTGTAACTCACAAAACTCTTTACACATGGGATGTTCCTACTGTTAAAGATAAAGATGGTAAAGCAATTACTCCACGTATCTTACACGCTGAGCCAGCTAATCACGGTTATTGGACTATGATTTCTGAGTGGAATTGTGGAAGAATCGGTATTTATGAAGCTAAAACAGGTAAATTTGTTAAATATATCACAGGTTTAACAACTCCTACTTTTACTTATTCAATCGAGCACAGACAAACTATTCCAGGTGCATAA
- the cobA gene encoding uroporphyrinogen-III C-methyltransferase, protein MGRVYLTGAGPGDVELLTVKALRVIREADVIIYDRLANPELLKEAKNGCEFVYVGKEDGRHIMPQDDINEVIYQNALKHKSVVRLKGGDPFVFGRGGEEALYLLERNVKFEIIPGITSAISAPAYAGIPVTHRGVAVSFRVVTGHESPNKKVSQIPWETFKTDDTIIFLMGLHNLPKISKKLIEIGKAADYPVAVISKGTTKDQSVVVGTLENIVEKAKDVPTPALIVVGKVVELREQLKWFEGNA, encoded by the coding sequence ATGGGCAGAGTTTATTTAACGGGTGCTGGACCTGGGGACGTTGAGTTATTAACAGTAAAAGCACTTAGAGTTATCAGAGAAGCTGATGTAATTATTTACGATCGTCTTGCTAACCCAGAGTTGTTAAAAGAAGCCAAAAATGGCTGCGAGTTCGTTTATGTAGGCAAAGAAGATGGCCGTCATATCATGCCTCAAGATGACATAAATGAAGTTATCTATCAAAATGCACTAAAACACAAGAGTGTAGTCCGTCTTAAAGGTGGTGATCCTTTTGTATTTGGTCGTGGTGGAGAAGAAGCTCTATATCTATTAGAGAGAAATGTAAAGTTTGAAATAATTCCAGGTATTACTTCTGCAATTTCTGCTCCTGCGTATGCCGGTATTCCAGTTACTCATCGCGGAGTTGCAGTAAGCTTTAGAGTTGTTACTGGGCATGAATCACCAAATAAAAAAGTATCTCAGATTCCATGGGAAACATTTAAAACAGATGACACAATTATATTTTTAATGGGTCTTCATAATCTCCCAAAAATCAGTAAAAAACTTATCGAAATTGGAAAAGCAGCTGACTATCCAGTAGCCGTTATCTCAAAAGGAACAACAAAAGATCAAAGTGTTGTTGTCGGGACTCTAGAAAATATAGTTGAAAAAGCTAAAGATGTACCTACTCCTGCACTTATAGTTGTAGGAAAGGTAGTTGAACTTAGAGAACAACTAAAATGGTTTGAGGGAAATGCCTAA
- a CDS encoding c-type cytochrome, whose product MKKHILLTLTLSSLLYSQDFEGKKVFETYCWGCHHQSAVAFGPPFTEIASKRTLDEIEAYIIDPKAMYKAFGYKRTVMTELKLNDKERKAVAKYILSYKGK is encoded by the coding sequence ATGAAAAAACATATACTCTTAACACTTACTTTGTCCTCTCTTTTATATTCTCAGGATTTCGAGGGCAAAAAAGTCTTTGAGACCTACTGTTGGGGCTGTCATCACCAATCAGCTGTAGCTTTTGGTCCTCCATTTACAGAGATAGCTTCTAAACGAACCCTTGATGAAATAGAAGCTTATATTATAGATCCCAAAGCAATGTATAAAGCTTTTGGTTATAAAAGAACAGTTATGACCGAATTAAAATTAAATGACAAAGAGAGAAAAGCTGTGGCTAAATACATACTCTCATATAAAGGTAAATAA
- a CDS encoding thioredoxin family protein, giving the protein MRFILLFTLLLSTLCANHVSWQGDFDKAHQQALKEKKKLMVLLIKKDSPESTEALTKTFMNQPYIDKINREFISVLVIKDQKSSYPIEMLYTLTYPSLFFLDNRELFVCKPIRGEVTPNKLNSYLEKCK; this is encoded by the coding sequence ATGCGTTTTATACTACTTTTTACACTACTTTTATCAACGCTCTGCGCCAACCATGTTAGTTGGCAAGGAGACTTCGACAAAGCCCATCAGCAAGCACTTAAAGAGAAAAAAAAACTTATGGTTCTGCTTATAAAAAAAGATTCTCCTGAGTCTACAGAAGCTCTAACTAAAACTTTTATGAATCAGCCCTATATAGACAAGATAAATCGTGAATTTATTTCGGTGTTAGTTATTAAAGATCAAAAGAGCAGTTATCCTATTGAGATGCTATATACATTGACATATCCATCACTCTTTTTTTTAGACAATAGAGAACTCTTTGTGTGTAAACCTATAAGGGGAGAAGTTACTCCAAATAAACTAAATAGTTATTTGGAGAAGTGTAAATAG
- a CDS encoding radical SAM/SPASM domain-containing protein codes for MFRLSNLISSVVEDKKERILNGSIAIWNFTNRCNLSCMHCYSKSTLDEVDTLTTEQIKKTILEMKENGVKFIIFSGGEPLTRKDLFEIADFCKDNGIITYLSSNGLYFTKGNIKRIVDTFNYVGVSIDGDEPTHDHFRGLKGAFRETLKAVQLANSTGAKVGIRFTITKETIDSLEYIFDLAEKENIPKIYISHLVYSGRGLDNLKMDLTKEQRRKSVEFIINKAFEYYNTGRDIEIVTGNMEQDAILLLDKFAQEYPDLKEAMRDRLVTWGGNSAGRKLLNINSEGDVRPDPFFPLTVGNIIKEDFGSIWQSGELLDQLRIHPRHQIGGICADCEQIDICNGGSRARAYAITGDLWSEDPSCYLTEEERRKH; via the coding sequence ATGTTTAGACTATCAAACCTAATATCCTCAGTTGTTGAAGACAAAAAAGAAAGAATTTTAAATGGCTCTATAGCTATATGGAACTTTACAAACCGTTGCAACCTATCATGCATGCACTGCTATTCAAAATCAACTCTAGATGAAGTTGACACTCTGACTACTGAACAAATTAAAAAAACTATTTTAGAGATGAAAGAAAATGGTGTTAAGTTCATCATTTTTTCTGGTGGAGAGCCACTGACAAGAAAAGATCTTTTTGAGATAGCTGATTTTTGTAAAGATAACGGCATTATTACTTACCTATCTAGTAATGGTCTATACTTTACAAAAGGAAATATAAAGCGTATTGTAGACACATTTAACTATGTCGGAGTAAGTATTGATGGTGATGAGCCAACACACGACCACTTTCGTGGTCTAAAGGGTGCATTTAGAGAGACCCTAAAAGCTGTTCAACTTGCAAATTCTACAGGTGCAAAAGTTGGTATACGATTTACTATAACTAAAGAGACTATAGATTCTCTAGAGTATATCTTTGATTTAGCAGAAAAAGAGAATATCCCTAAAATCTACATCTCGCATCTGGTATATTCTGGCCGTGGCTTAGATAACCTAAAAATGGATTTAACTAAAGAGCAGAGAAGAAAAAGTGTTGAGTTTATTATAAACAAAGCATTTGAGTACTACAACACAGGTAGAGATATAGAGATAGTAACAGGAAACATGGAGCAAGATGCGATTTTACTACTAGATAAATTTGCACAAGAATACCCAGATCTAAAAGAGGCTATGAGAGATAGACTTGTTACTTGGGGTGGAAACTCAGCTGGTAGAAAACTTCTAAATATCAACAGCGAGGGTGATGTTAGACCAGATCCATTCTTTCCACTTACTGTAGGAAATATTATTAAAGAAGATTTTGGCTCTATCTGGCAGAGTGGTGAGCTTCTAGACCAATTACGTATTCATCCTAGACATCAGATAGGTGGAATCTGTGCAGACTGCGAACAGATTGATATATGTAACGGTGGCTCACGGGCTCGTGCTTATGCAATTACAGGTGATTTATGGAGTGAAGATCCATCATGTTATCTAACTGAAGAAGAAAGAAGGAAACATTAA
- a CDS encoding cytochrome D1 domain-containing protein, which translates to MKINKLLLSATLIASLFVSAEAKGVNPVLRMLNTNEKVFVVERESNSLCVIEKGMTKGHIEGMHNMNHGVVKFDGKDGYVISRDGFVIKFDPEKEVIIKEQKTSDSAIGFTISKNYLAVANYAKKSVDILDRDLNPLQSFETGSKNVGIKIYKDYLIFSQMDNDKITVLKDKNGGKGLPNFEIYKEFEDVGVMPFDAMIKDNNFITGFFKSDFFGVVDLDTMKYKKIQILLEDRKPVLKVPHFGFWSIGGGYVFIPAVGNNKVLVYTPDFEFVKNIETEGLPVFTALSPDKKYLAVTFSGKKFPVIQIIDTKTLEVIKRFEFDGKVLHVRWSNVRENLYVSVNDTNKIAVLNTKEWYLSREIFQVKKPSGIFIYEEKE; encoded by the coding sequence ATGAAAATAAATAAACTACTACTTAGTGCAACGCTAATAGCATCTCTATTTGTAAGTGCTGAGGCAAAAGGTGTAAACCCTGTTCTTAGAATGCTAAATACAAATGAAAAAGTTTTTGTTGTAGAGAGAGAAAGTAACTCTTTATGCGTTATTGAAAAAGGAATGACTAAGGGTCATATTGAGGGTATGCACAATATGAATCACGGTGTTGTCAAGTTTGATGGCAAAGATGGTTACGTAATCAGCCGTGACGGATTTGTAATAAAATTTGACCCTGAAAAAGAAGTCATCATAAAAGAGCAAAAGACTAGTGATAGTGCTATTGGTTTTACAATAAGCAAAAACTACCTTGCAGTTGCTAACTACGCTAAAAAAAGTGTAGATATTCTAGATAGAGATCTTAACCCTCTTCAATCATTTGAGACTGGTTCTAAAAATGTTGGTATTAAAATCTATAAAGACTATCTTATCTTTTCACAAATGGATAATGACAAAATCACTGTTTTAAAAGATAAAAACGGTGGCAAAGGTCTTCCAAACTTTGAGATATACAAAGAGTTTGAAGATGTTGGAGTTATGCCATTTGATGCAATGATAAAAGATAATAACTTTATCACTGGATTTTTCAAGAGTGACTTTTTTGGTGTTGTAGATTTAGATACAATGAAATACAAAAAAATACAAATACTGCTTGAAGACAGAAAACCTGTACTAAAAGTTCCGCACTTCGGTTTTTGGAGTATTGGCGGCGGATATGTATTTATTCCTGCTGTTGGAAACAACAAAGTTTTAGTTTACACACCTGATTTTGAATTTGTTAAAAACATAGAAACTGAAGGCTTGCCAGTATTTACAGCTCTATCTCCTGATAAAAAATATTTAGCTGTCACATTTAGTGGAAAGAAATTTCCGGTAATTCAAATCATAGACACTAAAACTCTAGAAGTAATTAAAAGATTTGAATTTGATGGCAAAGTACTACATGTAAGATGGTCAAATGTAAGAGAAAACCTTTATGTATCTGTAAATGATACAAACAAGATTGCAGTTCTAAACACAAAAGAGTGGTATTTAAGTAGAGAGATATTTCAAGTTAAAAAACCATCAGGTATATTTATTTATGAGGAAAAAGAATAA
- a CDS encoding c-type cytochrome — MAKTSVWSDNRFWQRSAAWITGFAAVLLIWLTFDTAGQISMGTDADLQNKVTKRVPGPTVINYKITYEMSTKRGHEVPVIGEKEKFFGRDDWSEEEAGALLHLGKLGSQTKNCMNCHTLLGNGAYYAPDLTKAWLDPAWQNDGTMQAMTGKSTKEEAMAEFLQHPSTYPTHARMMPDLGITAEEAKGLVAFLKHMSSIDTNGFPRNFGKIQGAVNGK, encoded by the coding sequence GTGGCTAAAACATCCGTATGGAGTGACAACCGTTTCTGGCAACGTTCAGCAGCATGGATCACAGGGTTTGCAGCAGTATTACTAATTTGGTTAACATTTGACACAGCAGGTCAAATTTCAATGGGTACTGACGCAGACTTACAAAACAAGGTGACTAAAAGGGTTCCAGGACCTACAGTTATTAACTACAAAATCACTTACGAAATGAGCACTAAACGTGGTCACGAAGTTCCAGTGATAGGGGAAAAAGAAAAGTTTTTTGGAAGAGATGACTGGTCTGAAGAAGAGGCTGGTGCCTTACTTCACCTAGGTAAACTAGGATCTCAAACTAAAAATTGTATGAATTGTCATACACTTCTTGGTAATGGAGCATATTATGCACCAGATTTAACTAAAGCTTGGTTAGATCCAGCATGGCAAAATGATGGAACAATGCAAGCAATGACAGGTAAAAGTACGAAAGAAGAAGCAATGGCTGAATTCTTACAACATCCATCAACTTACCCAACTCATGCTCGTATGATGCCAGATCTTGGTATTACTGCTGAAGAGGCTAAAGGTTTAGTTGCTTTCTTGAAACATATGTCATCAATTGATACAAATGGTTTCCCAAGAAACTTTGGAAAAATACAAGGAGCAGTAAATGGCAAGTAA
- a CDS encoding multiheme c-type cytochrome — MKNVYMKILIILMFFSGIFQLSIFNLSWEYFRIIQAVHVLSSAFIAIFLLLPYVNLHTYEYMIVRRAKSTSGVILGILLFFIVASGFYLFFVGNPGGDAIGLVSYYIHLFGSFVLLYFLFLHARKKIDFNAKPFVVVALLIGISYPSISYSSEKLTNIQLEDGASRYHNEDWTNSAKCKSCHEDIFNQWADSNHRHITGSNPYYMVMENLAGADMGDEFRQWCMGCHNPSAVTTKQKRSTHRMDMNSMPSSLFEKGSQSLIDELKSHGNSRLEQGVSCVTCHRIKKADSKGNSSYTLDITNRKKYVFEDSNSKVEKWLSEKFINSNPVVHKESYSNKLYKESAYCASCHDEFLPDDSKRSVVSTFKEWEKSPFNNPKDPSKHKSCIDCHMTYLKDGKLAPLKGQSTTGGTVKENIKVHYFSGSNHFLSGLKSKEHEDQSIQLLRTSADIDVDIKNGKVLVGVKNVGAGHHLPTGVSDFRELWLDITVTDKDSKVVFSSGKLKSDGNLDTDARPFMKVFGDENLKPVGLLFWRYKKLISDTRIPAGERRVESYDITDAASLKYPLKVVVKLNFRIYPQWVTNAVQRAFPQLPNPPVVMLKEIQKDF; from the coding sequence ATGAAAAATGTATATATGAAAATACTTATAATATTGATGTTCTTTAGCGGAATATTTCAACTTAGCATCTTCAACTTGAGCTGGGAATATTTTAGAATAATTCAAGCAGTGCATGTTTTAAGTTCTGCCTTTATAGCTATCTTTCTTCTTTTGCCATATGTAAACCTGCATACCTATGAGTACATGATAGTTAGACGTGCAAAAAGTACTAGCGGTGTGATACTTGGAATTCTGCTTTTTTTCATAGTAGCTAGTGGATTTTACCTTTTCTTTGTGGGAAATCCTGGAGGAGATGCCATAGGACTTGTTTCATACTATATTCATCTATTTGGATCATTTGTTTTACTATATTTTCTCTTTTTACATGCAAGAAAGAAAATTGACTTTAACGCCAAACCATTTGTTGTAGTCGCTCTATTAATTGGTATCTCATATCCAAGTATCTCTTACAGTTCCGAGAAACTTACTAACATACAACTTGAAGATGGTGCAAGCAGATATCATAATGAAGACTGGACTAACTCTGCTAAGTGTAAGTCTTGTCATGAAGATATCTTCAACCAGTGGGCAGACTCAAACCACAGGCATATAACCGGCAGCAACCCATACTATATGGTTATGGAGAACTTAGCCGGAGCAGATATGGGAGATGAGTTTAGACAGTGGTGTATGGGATGCCACAACCCTAGTGCAGTTACTACCAAACAAAAGAGATCTACACACAGAATGGATATGAACTCTATGCCAAGTTCTCTTTTTGAAAAAGGCTCACAAAGTCTTATAGATGAGTTAAAGTCTCACGGTAATTCAAGACTAGAGCAAGGTGTTTCTTGTGTGACTTGTCACAGGATTAAAAAAGCAGATTCTAAAGGAAACAGCTCTTATACTCTTGATATTACAAATAGAAAAAAGTATGTTTTTGAAGATAGCAACTCAAAAGTAGAAAAGTGGCTTAGTGAAAAGTTTATAAACTCTAATCCAGTAGTCCACAAAGAGAGTTATTCAAATAAACTTTATAAAGAAAGTGCTTACTGTGCATCTTGTCATGATGAGTTCTTGCCGGATGATTCAAAAAGATCAGTAGTTTCTACTTTTAAAGAGTGGGAAAAATCACCTTTTAACAATCCTAAAGACCCTAGCAAACATAAGAGTTGCATCGATTGTCATATGACTTATCTTAAAGATGGAAAATTAGCACCTCTTAAAGGTCAGTCTACTACTGGTGGAACTGTTAAAGAGAATATTAAAGTTCACTACTTCTCTGGTTCAAACCACTTCCTATCAGGTTTAAAAAGTAAAGAGCATGAAGATCAGTCTATACAACTGCTTCGCACTTCTGCAGATATAGATGTAGATATAAAAAATGGCAAAGTCTTAGTCGGCGTTAAAAATGTTGGAGCAGGACATCACCTCCCGACTGGAGTCTCTGACTTTAGAGAGCTTTGGCTTGACATAACTGTAACTGACAAAGACTCAAAAGTTGTCTTTAGCAGTGGTAAACTCAAGAGCGATGGAAACCTTGACACAGATGCAAGGCCTTTTATGAAAGTATTTGGAGATGAGAACTTAAAACCGGTAGGACTTCTCTTTTGGAGATACAAAAAACTTATTAGCGACACTAGAATTCCAGCTGGAGAGAGACGAGTAGAATCATACGATATCACAGATGCTGCAAGTTTGAAATATCCTCTAAAAGTAGTTGTAAAACTAAACTTTAGAATCTATCCTCAATGGGTAACTAATGCAGTGCAAAGAGCATTTCCACAACTTCCAAATCCACCTGTTGTAATGCTAAAAGAAATTCAAAAAGACTTTTAA